A single window of Pseudoduganella plicata DNA harbors:
- a CDS encoding response regulator, whose protein sequence is MTTTPQATGMKIMVIDDSSTIRRSAEIFLSQAGYQVVLAEDGFDALAKINDHHPALIFCDILMPRLDGYQTCALIKKSAKFHAVPVLMLSSRDGLFDRARGAMVGSSAYLTKPFSKDSLLAAVREHTGPGQ, encoded by the coding sequence ATGACGACAACGCCGCAAGCGACAGGTATGAAAATCATGGTGATCGACGACAGCAGTACCATCCGCCGGTCCGCCGAGATTTTCCTCAGCCAGGCCGGCTACCAGGTCGTGCTGGCCGAAGACGGCTTTGACGCGCTTGCCAAGATCAACGACCACCATCCGGCCCTGATCTTCTGCGACATCCTGATGCCCCGGCTGGACGGTTACCAGACCTGCGCGCTGATCAAGAAGAGTGCGAAATTCCATGCCGTTCCGGTGCTGATGCTGTCCTCCCGGGACGGCCTGTTCGACCGCGCGCGCGGCGCCATGGTCGGCTCGTCGGCCTATCTGACCAAACCCTTCAGCAAAGACAGCCTGCTGGCCGCCGTGCGCGAGCACACCGGCCCGGGCCAATAA
- the corA gene encoding magnesium/cobalt transporter CorA encodes MINVFVLQNGRLNQVPIETREDLEKVAPVWVDLTDPNDDERAWVKTMYGVILPGEDEVKDIEASARYYEAENGDLHLRTDFLLEEDDGPSRIVTVAFILAKKMLFSVHTDDLPVFRLVRMRARSRPGSIADYMDVLLDLYATDAEYSADALEGIYQNLEEVSGRVLQEEFTDKDAADALSAIAHEEDLNGRIRRNMMDTRRAVSFLMRGRLLNSEQFEEARQILRDIESLDGHTSFLFDKINFLMDATVGFININQNKIIKIFSVASVAFLPPTLIASVYGMNFKLLPELNWTYGYPWSLGLMITSAIAPFLYFRHRGWLK; translated from the coding sequence ATGATCAACGTATTCGTTTTACAAAATGGCCGGCTCAACCAGGTGCCCATCGAGACGCGCGAAGACCTTGAAAAAGTGGCGCCGGTCTGGGTCGACCTGACGGACCCGAACGACGACGAGCGCGCCTGGGTCAAGACAATGTACGGCGTGATCCTGCCGGGCGAGGACGAAGTCAAGGACATCGAGGCCTCCGCCCGCTATTACGAGGCGGAGAACGGCGACCTGCACCTGCGCACGGACTTCCTGCTGGAAGAAGACGACGGCCCGTCCCGCATCGTGACCGTCGCCTTTATCCTGGCCAAGAAAATGCTGTTTTCCGTCCATACGGACGACCTGCCCGTGTTCCGCCTGGTGCGCATGCGCGCACGCTCGCGTCCCGGCTCGATCGCCGATTATATGGACGTCCTGCTGGATTTATACGCGACGGACGCCGAGTATTCCGCCGACGCGCTCGAAGGCATCTACCAGAACCTGGAAGAAGTGTCGGGCCGCGTACTGCAGGAAGAGTTCACCGACAAGGACGCGGCCGATGCGCTGTCCGCCATCGCCCACGAGGAAGACCTGAACGGCCGCATCCGCCGCAACATGATGGACACGCGCCGCGCGGTCAGTTTCCTGATGCGGGGGCGCCTCCTGAATTCCGAGCAGTTCGAGGAAGCGCGCCAGATCCTGCGCGATATCGAATCGCTGGACGGCCACACATCGTTCCTGTTCGATAAGATCAACTTCCTGATGGACGCCACCGTCGGCTTCATCAACATCAACCAGAACAAGATCATCAAGATCTTCTCGGTGGCCAGCGTGGCATTCCTGCCGCCGACCTTGATCGCCAGCGTCTACGGCATGAACTTCAAGCTGTTGCCGGAACTGAACTGGACATACGGCTATCCGTGGTCGCTCGGCCTGATGATCACCAGCGCCATCGCACCCTTCCTGTATTTCCGCCACCGGGGCTGGCTGAAATAA
- the hemL gene encoding glutamate-1-semialdehyde 2,1-aminomutase, whose product MTTSKNDTLFERAQKTTPGGVNSPVRAFRSVGGTPRFITRAEGPYFWDADGKRYIDYIGSWGPAIVGHAHPEVVQAVQDAATRGLSFGAPTEAEVLMAEEICRLVPSIEQVRLVSSGTEATMSALRLARGATGRDKIVKFEGCYHGHADSLLVKAGSGLLTFGNPTSAGVPEDFVKHTLVLDYNDVAQIEEAFGNFGSEIACVIVEPVAGNMNLIKASPEFLQALRELCTQHGALLIFDEVMCGFRVGLGGAQALYGILPDLTALGKVIGGGLPVAAFGGSAELMNHMAPLGAVYQAGTLSGNPIAVAAGMTTLKLIQQPGFYEKLTASAKRLTEGLTDVAFEEGIAFCADYEGGMFGLYFSEQPPRNYAEMMAGDRARFNTFFHAMLDEGVYFAPAAFEAGFVSAAHDDAVIDETVEAARRVFRALKAA is encoded by the coding sequence ATGACGACTTCAAAGAACGACACGCTGTTCGAACGCGCCCAGAAGACCACGCCCGGCGGCGTCAACTCGCCGGTGCGCGCGTTCCGCTCCGTGGGCGGCACGCCGCGCTTCATCACTCGTGCCGAAGGCCCGTATTTCTGGGACGCCGACGGCAAACGCTATATCGATTACATCGGCTCGTGGGGACCGGCCATCGTCGGCCACGCCCATCCCGAAGTGGTGCAGGCCGTCCAGGATGCCGCCACGCGCGGCCTGTCATTCGGCGCGCCGACGGAAGCCGAAGTGCTGATGGCCGAGGAAATCTGCCGCCTGGTGCCGTCCATCGAGCAGGTACGCCTGGTCTCCTCCGGCACGGAAGCGACCATGAGCGCGTTGCGCCTGGCCCGCGGCGCCACGGGCCGCGACAAGATCGTCAAGTTCGAAGGCTGCTACCACGGCCACGCCGACTCCCTGCTGGTGAAGGCTGGCAGTGGCCTGCTCACGTTCGGCAATCCCACGTCGGCCGGCGTGCCGGAGGACTTCGTCAAGCACACGCTGGTCCTGGACTACAACGACGTGGCGCAGATCGAGGAAGCCTTCGGCAACTTCGGCAGCGAGATCGCCTGCGTCATCGTCGAGCCGGTGGCCGGCAACATGAACCTGATCAAGGCGTCGCCCGAGTTCCTGCAGGCCCTGCGCGAGCTGTGCACGCAGCACGGCGCCCTGCTGATCTTCGATGAAGTGATGTGTGGCTTCCGCGTGGGCCTGGGCGGCGCGCAGGCGCTGTACGGCATCCTGCCGGACCTGACGGCGCTGGGCAAGGTCATCGGCGGCGGGCTGCCCGTGGCGGCCTTCGGCGGCAGCGCGGAACTGATGAATCACATGGCGCCGCTGGGCGCCGTCTACCAGGCCGGCACGCTGTCGGGCAACCCGATCGCCGTTGCCGCCGGCATGACGACGCTCAAACTGATCCAGCAACCGGGCTTCTACGAGAAGCTGACGGCCAGCGCCAAGCGCCTGACCGAAGGCCTGACGGACGTGGCGTTCGAGGAAGGCATCGCCTTCTGCGCGGACTACGAGGGCGGCATGTTCGGCCTGTACTTCAGCGAGCAGCCACCGCGCAACTACGCCGAAATGATGGCCGGCGACCGCGCCCGCTTCAACACCTTCTTCCATGCGATGCTGGACGAAGGCGTGTACTTCGCGCCGGCCGCGTTCGAGGCGGGGTTCGTCTCCGCCGCGCACGACGATGCCGTCATCGACGAAACGGTCGAAGCGGCCCGCCGCGTATTCCGTGCGCTGAAGGCTGCCTGA
- a CDS encoding Nramp family divalent metal transporter codes for MKLLQKLTDNDTVKALGPGLITGAADDDPSGIATYSQAGAQFGFNMLWTLVLTYPLMVGIQLVSARIGLVTGRGLAANIRRAYSPALLYFIVLLLLVANIVNIAADVAAMGEALRLVTGFGSAHLYSLACGFLCLTLQVFLPYRVYVRYLKWLTLGLLAYVGTVFAVQMPWRDVAVATLMPHFTWDRASVGLIVAIFGTTISPYLFFWQASQEVEELRDSRTQSLRRAPEAAARHLRRIKLDTFIGMAFSNLVAFFIILTAAATLGVHGITDIQSSAQAAEALRPIAGEFAFVIFALGIIGTGMLAIPVLAGSAAYAVTESFRWTNGLDLKVLEAREFYGIISLATIGGMALNFAPIDPIKALIWSAQINGVIAVPIMIVMMLMAHNPAVMGRFTLSRRHTFFGWLGVAVMAVAVMAMFATN; via the coding sequence ATGAAACTGCTGCAGAAACTCACCGACAACGACACCGTCAAGGCCCTCGGCCCCGGCCTCATCACCGGCGCCGCCGACGACGACCCTTCCGGCATCGCCACCTATTCGCAGGCGGGCGCGCAGTTTGGCTTCAACATGCTTTGGACGCTCGTGCTGACGTATCCGCTGATGGTGGGCATCCAGCTCGTGTCGGCGCGCATCGGCCTGGTCACGGGTCGCGGGCTGGCCGCCAATATCCGCCGCGCCTATTCGCCGGCGCTGCTGTACTTCATCGTGTTGCTGCTGCTGGTGGCGAACATCGTCAATATCGCCGCGGACGTGGCCGCGATGGGCGAAGCCCTGCGCCTCGTGACGGGCTTCGGCTCGGCCCACCTGTATTCGCTGGCTTGCGGCTTCCTGTGCCTGACTTTGCAGGTGTTCCTGCCGTATCGCGTCTATGTGCGCTACCTGAAATGGCTGACACTGGGATTGCTGGCCTATGTCGGCACCGTGTTCGCCGTGCAGATGCCGTGGCGCGACGTGGCGGTGGCGACGCTGATGCCTCATTTCACCTGGGACCGGGCATCGGTCGGCCTGATCGTCGCCATTTTCGGCACCACCATTTCGCCTTACCTGTTCTTCTGGCAGGCGTCGCAGGAAGTCGAGGAACTGCGCGACAGCCGCACCCAGTCATTGCGCCGTGCGCCGGAAGCGGCCGCGCGGCACCTGCGCCGCATCAAGCTGGATACGTTCATCGGCATGGCGTTTTCCAACCTGGTCGCGTTCTTCATTATCCTGACGGCCGCCGCGACACTGGGCGTGCACGGCATCACGGATATTCAAAGCTCGGCCCAGGCAGCGGAGGCACTGCGCCCGATTGCCGGTGAATTCGCCTTTGTCATTTTCGCGCTGGGGATCATCGGCACGGGCATGCTGGCCATTCCCGTGCTGGCCGGCTCGGCCGCCTATGCCGTCACGGAGAGCTTTCGCTGGACCAATGGGCTGGACCTGAAGGTGCTGGAAGCGCGCGAGTTCTACGGCATCATCTCGCTGGCGACGATCGGCGGCATGGCGCTCAATTTCGCGCCCATCGATCCGATCAAGGCGCTGATCTGGTCCGCACAGATCAATGGCGTCATTGCCGTGCCGATCATGATCGTCATGATGCTGATGGCGCATAACCCGGCCGTGATGGGCCGCTTCACGCTGTCGCGGCGGCATACGTTCTTCGGCTGGCTTGGCGTGGCCGTGATGGCCGTGGCGGTGATGGCGATGTTTGCCACCAATTGA
- a CDS encoding chemotaxis protein CheW → MTGDADETLAGGADLPDHADDSDSDGGEAGGERRSRLRQYQVQLLERMQAAQGEAVAVGRELGVLIGQRHYLLDLTQVGEIVSHQAIATVPLTCDWYLGLANIRGNLTGIVDLARYRDEAATPPGPEARIVTFAPALGLPCALLVARVLGLRKLADMTEVPMDSAAPGWQAQSFTDSAGQAWQRLDLALLVREPRFLHVGR, encoded by the coding sequence ATGACGGGCGACGCGGACGAGACGCTGGCCGGCGGCGCGGACCTGCCGGACCATGCGGACGACAGCGACAGCGACGGCGGCGAGGCGGGCGGCGAACGCCGCAGCCGCCTGCGCCAGTACCAGGTGCAACTGCTGGAACGCATGCAGGCTGCGCAGGGCGAGGCCGTGGCCGTCGGGCGCGAACTGGGGGTGTTGATCGGCCAACGCCACTACCTGCTCGACCTGACGCAGGTGGGCGAGATCGTGTCGCACCAGGCCATTGCCACCGTTCCGCTGACGTGCGACTGGTATCTGGGCCTGGCCAATATCCGCGGCAACCTGACCGGCATTGTCGACCTGGCGCGTTACCGCGACGAAGCGGCGACGCCACCGGGACCGGAGGCGCGCATCGTCACGTTCGCGCCCGCACTGGGCTTGCCGTGCGCGCTGCTGGTCGCCCGCGTGCTCGGGCTGCGCAAGCTGGCCGACATGACGGAGGTACCGATGGACAGCGCGGCACCGGGCTGGCAGGCGCAGTCCTTTACCGACAGCGCCGGCCAAGCCTGGCAGCGCCTCGACCTGGCCCTGCTCGTACGCGAACCGCGTTTCCTGCACGTGGGCCGGTAG
- a CDS encoding TonB-dependent receptor plug domain-containing protein → MPFQPRPLLAAIALALAMPAHAEEPPPEQVIVTASRSNVERDKAPQTVVVIDKETIERQLTLSSNSSDVLSNLLPSYTPSRGKMNGSGETLRGRTPLILIDGVPQSNPVRPTGREAHTIDYAMVERIEIVQGPNAVNGLGATGARSTSSRVARPRARSTSISTCRRPRRPPTPRLPRWATRRPTVRTAGSTSWTICSPCPTRTRACTWTAPAARWAWT, encoded by the coding sequence ATGCCCTTCCAGCCCCGTCCGCTACTCGCGGCGATCGCTCTTGCCCTGGCCATGCCGGCCCATGCCGAGGAACCGCCGCCCGAGCAGGTGATCGTCACCGCGTCGCGCTCGAACGTCGAGCGCGACAAGGCGCCGCAGACGGTGGTCGTGATCGACAAGGAAACCATCGAACGGCAGCTGACGCTCTCCAGCAATTCCTCCGATGTGCTGAGCAACCTGCTGCCCTCCTACACCCCCAGCCGGGGCAAGATGAACGGCTCCGGCGAAACGCTGCGCGGGCGCACGCCGCTGATCCTCATCGACGGCGTGCCGCAGTCGAATCCCGTGCGCCCGACGGGCCGCGAGGCGCACACGATCGACTACGCGATGGTCGAGCGCATCGAGATCGTGCAGGGTCCGAACGCCGTCAATGGCCTGGGGGCCACGGGGGCACGATCAACATCATCACGCGTCGCCCGGCCAAGGGCTCGTTCAACCAGCATATCGACGTGCAGGCGACCGCGCCGACCACCGACGCCACGTCTGCCACGCTGGGCTACAAGACGACCTACCGTGCGGACGGCCGGCTCGACAAGCTGGACTATCTGTTCTCCGTGTCCTACGAGGACCAGGGCCTGTACGTGGACGGCGCCGGCCGCCCGGTGGGCGTGGACGTGA
- the mtgA gene encoding monofunctional biosynthetic peptidoglycan transglycosylase → MTTTKRPGRWAWVKWLFILPIAIFLAVQAYFFVQIWWWVDHNPTMTAFMRQQQSAMREKDPNATIRQQWVPYERISKNLKRAIIASEDANFSEHDGVDWDALEKAFERNDKRGRITHGGSTITQQLAKNLFLSGSRSYVRKGQELIITYMLEALMDKQRIFEIYLNVVEFGRGIYGAEAAARYYYRIPAARLGAAQAAKLAVMLPNPRYYDAHRNTSYLKRRTGIILQRMGSAELP, encoded by the coding sequence ATGACAACAACAAAACGACCGGGCCGCTGGGCCTGGGTCAAATGGCTGTTTATTCTACCGATCGCGATTTTTCTGGCCGTGCAGGCCTATTTTTTCGTCCAGATCTGGTGGTGGGTCGACCATAATCCGACGATGACGGCCTTCATGCGCCAGCAGCAGTCGGCCATGCGCGAGAAGGATCCGAACGCCACCATCCGCCAGCAGTGGGTGCCGTACGAACGCATCTCGAAAAACCTGAAGCGGGCCATCATCGCCTCCGAAGATGCCAATTTTTCCGAGCATGACGGCGTCGACTGGGACGCGCTGGAAAAGGCGTTCGAGCGCAACGACAAACGGGGCAGGATCACGCACGGCGGCTCCACCATCACGCAGCAGCTGGCGAAAAACCTGTTCCTGTCCGGCTCGCGCAGCTATGTGCGCAAGGGCCAGGAACTGATCATCACATATATGCTGGAAGCGCTGATGGACAAGCAGCGCATTTTCGAGATCTACCTGAACGTGGTGGAATTCGGCCGCGGCATTTATGGCGCCGAGGCGGCCGCGCGCTATTACTACCGCATCCCTGCCGCCAGACTGGGCGCGGCGCAGGCGGCGAAACTGGCGGTCATGCTGCCCAACCCCCGCTATTACGATGCCCACCGCAACACCAGCTATCTGAAGCGGCGTACCGGCATCATCCTGCAACGCATGGGTTCGGCCGAACTGCCATGA
- a CDS encoding TonB-dependent receptor produces MDSHSDDILTKIGYRPDDRQKLQFSVNHYRIKSKANYVGVAGNRQLAIPSTSVEGTPPGTPAWNDVWTASASYSHYDLAGMELSAMVFGQEFEGLFGADNSATFQDVRIAPRGTLYDQSRSTASKVGSKVGLTKADLLNGRLKLTAGFDTLFDKGKQDMYGTGRTFVPESKYRNLSLFTQGEFKLLDTVTLHGGVRRENAELEVDSYRTLAAYNNTFVEGGKIKFNETLVNAGVVFTPVQDVTLYANYSEGFGLPDIGRALRAINTPGQSIANMRTLEPILTDGVEVGTRVRKGPWELDASWYRSDSDFGVRIVSVNGVFMMAREKTRLEGFEASLAHRFNAAHRASVSYAHTRGRYDSNGDGSLDAKLDGLNVSPNRVLASWSANWTGKLSSYLQVQHAFSQSFDDPAKAFSGYTLADASLNYKLAKGELRLGVANLFDKSTITYYSQSALVEPARYFAGRGRTVTLGYALGF; encoded by the coding sequence ATGGACTCGCACAGCGACGATATCCTGACCAAGATCGGCTACCGGCCGGACGACCGCCAGAAGCTGCAGTTCTCCGTCAATCACTACCGCATCAAGTCCAAGGCGAACTATGTCGGCGTGGCGGGCAACCGCCAGCTGGCCATCCCGTCCACGTCGGTCGAAGGCACGCCGCCCGGCACGCCGGCGTGGAACGACGTGTGGACCGCCAGCGCCAGCTACAGCCACTACGACCTGGCCGGGATGGAGCTGTCCGCGATGGTGTTCGGCCAGGAGTTCGAGGGCCTGTTCGGCGCGGACAACTCGGCCACGTTCCAGGACGTGCGAATCGCGCCGCGCGGCACGCTGTACGACCAGTCGCGCTCCACCGCGTCGAAGGTCGGCAGCAAGGTGGGGCTGACGAAGGCGGACCTGCTGAACGGCCGCCTGAAACTGACCGCCGGCTTCGACACGCTGTTCGACAAGGGCAAGCAGGACATGTACGGCACCGGCCGAACGTTCGTGCCGGAGTCGAAGTATCGCAACCTGTCGCTGTTTACCCAGGGCGAATTCAAACTGCTGGACACGGTGACCTTGCATGGCGGCGTGCGGCGCGAGAACGCTGAACTCGAAGTGGATAGCTACCGCACCCTGGCCGCCTACAACAATACCTTCGTCGAAGGCGGCAAGATCAAGTTCAACGAAACGCTGGTCAATGCCGGCGTGGTGTTCACGCCGGTGCAGGACGTGACGCTGTACGCCAACTATTCGGAAGGCTTCGGCCTGCCCGATATCGGCCGCGCGCTGCGGGCCATCAATACGCCCGGCCAGAGCATCGCCAATATGCGCACGCTCGAGCCGATCCTGACGGACGGCGTGGAAGTGGGCACGCGCGTACGCAAGGGGCCATGGGAATTGGACGCCAGCTGGTACCGCTCCGACTCCGACTTCGGGGTGCGCATCGTCTCCGTCAACGGCGTCTTCATGATGGCGCGTGAAAAGACCCGGCTGGAAGGGTTCGAGGCCAGCCTGGCGCACCGCTTCAACGCGGCGCACCGCGCCAGCGTGTCGTACGCCCACACCAGGGGACGCTACGACAGCAATGGCGACGGCAGCCTGGATGCGAAGCTAGACGGCCTGAACGTGTCGCCGAACCGTGTGCTGGCATCGTGGAGCGCCAACTGGACTGGCAAGCTGTCGTCGTACCTGCAGGTGCAGCACGCGTTCAGCCAGAGCTTCGACGATCCGGCCAAGGCATTCTCCGGCTATACGCTGGCCGACGCGTCACTGAACTACAAGCTGGCAAAGGGCGAGCTGCGCCTGGGCGTGGCCAACCTGTTCGACAAGTCGACCATCACGTACTACTCGCAAAGCGCGCTGGTGGAACCGGCCCGATATTTTGCGGGACGCGGCCGCACCGTCACGCTGGGTTACGCGCTGGGGTTCTGA
- a CDS encoding energy transducer TonB family protein yields MIALAVSLTAHAAMLAVHFAAPRDFKIAPTDPTLEVILVNAKHANKPLKADALAQANLEGGGNADKGRSKSPLPDMRRMEDGDSIKAAQKRIEALQAKQDALMTQVKKTPYRAAPVAEEKKPDPVPSGADLIESSKAIARMAAEITQRIEDENKRPRRTYITPSTQQVGYAMYYKQFQRKVEEIGTLNFPQKNGRKLYGELVLQIPIFQDGTLYMKEGGIKVQTSSGNPALDEAAMNIVRRASPFGKFPPNMLSSDKDDLWVIITRFKFTREQRLEADLNSAN; encoded by the coding sequence ATGATTGCCCTTGCCGTCTCGCTGACGGCGCATGCGGCGATGCTTGCGGTGCATTTTGCGGCGCCCAGGGATTTCAAGATCGCGCCGACCGATCCCACGCTGGAAGTCATCCTCGTCAACGCAAAGCACGCGAACAAGCCGCTGAAGGCCGACGCGCTGGCGCAGGCCAATCTGGAAGGCGGCGGCAATGCGGACAAGGGTCGCTCGAAGTCGCCGCTGCCGGACATGCGCCGGATGGAGGATGGCGACAGCATCAAGGCCGCGCAGAAGCGCATCGAGGCGCTGCAGGCCAAGCAGGATGCACTGATGACGCAGGTGAAAAAGACGCCGTATCGGGCCGCGCCCGTCGCCGAGGAAAAGAAGCCGGACCCCGTGCCGAGCGGCGCCGACCTGATCGAGAGCAGCAAGGCCATCGCACGCATGGCGGCCGAAATCACGCAGCGTATCGAGGACGAGAACAAGCGCCCGCGCAGGACCTATATCACGCCCAGCACGCAACAGGTGGGCTATGCGATGTATTACAAGCAGTTCCAGCGCAAGGTGGAGGAAATCGGCACGCTGAATTTCCCGCAGAAGAACGGCCGCAAGCTGTATGGCGAGCTGGTGCTGCAGATTCCCATCTTCCAGGACGGCACCTTATATATGAAGGAAGGCGGCATCAAGGTACAGACCAGTTCCGGCAATCCGGCGCTGGACGAGGCCGCCATGAACATCGTCCGGCGTGCTTCGCCGTTCGGCAAATTCCCGCCCAACATGCTGTCGAGCGACAAGGATGACCTGTGGGTCATCATCACGCGCTTCAAGTTCACCCGCGAACAGCGGCTCGAGGCAGACCTCAACAGCGCCAACTAA
- the thiD gene encoding bifunctional hydroxymethylpyrimidine kinase/phosphomethylpyrimidine kinase, which translates to MQNQTSPLILTFGVADPIGAVGVHADLGVFAALGCQGLSVTTALLIGDSARVEDQQHVEPDWVSDQARVVLEDAQVAAFKIGALDHMEHISSIAEVVSDYPDAPLILDPFGSQLPALAEETDFEELLTVLRQLLVPQATLLMLSQVELGHIAETWRDLANGETMADDAQHLIDLGCEYVLVTGTPAGTSRAESGLRANTLYGDGGIVRHDRWQHLAGPFIGAGCTLSGAIAAYMAQGIDAPRAVQLAQQYTHNTLLHARRYGMGRLVPAHFYALHAPAGNLNPATAAHLAPPARRSSSTDRTNRTNRTKQ; encoded by the coding sequence GTGCAAAACCAAACTTCTCCTCTCATACTGACCTTCGGTGTGGCCGACCCGATCGGCGCGGTGGGCGTGCATGCCGACCTCGGCGTATTCGCGGCGCTGGGCTGCCAGGGCCTGTCGGTAACGACGGCGCTGCTGATCGGCGACAGCGCCAGGGTCGAAGACCAGCAGCACGTGGAGCCGGACTGGGTTTCCGACCAGGCCAGAGTCGTGCTCGAAGACGCCCAGGTGGCCGCGTTCAAGATCGGTGCCCTGGACCATATGGAACACATCTCGTCGATCGCCGAAGTGGTGTCCGACTATCCCGACGCGCCGCTGATCCTCGATCCGTTCGGTTCGCAGCTGCCCGCGCTGGCCGAGGAGACGGACTTCGAGGAACTGCTGACGGTACTGCGCCAGCTGCTCGTGCCGCAGGCCACCCTGCTGATGCTGTCGCAGGTGGAGCTGGGCCATATCGCCGAAACGTGGCGCGACCTGGCCAACGGCGAAACGATGGCCGACGACGCCCAGCACCTGATCGACCTTGGCTGCGAATACGTGCTCGTGACGGGCACGCCGGCGGGCACCTCGCGTGCCGAATCGGGCCTGCGCGCCAACACGCTGTACGGCGACGGCGGCATCGTCCGGCACGACCGCTGGCAACACCTGGCCGGCCCGTTCATCGGCGCCGGCTGCACGCTGTCGGGGGCGATTGCGGCCTACATGGCGCAGGGGATCGACGCGCCGCGCGCCGTCCAGCTGGCGCAGCAATACACCCACAATACGCTGCTGCACGCGCGCCGCTACGGCATGGGCCGGCTGGTGCCGGCGCACTTTTACGCGCTGCACGCGCCGGCCGGAAATCTGAACCCGGCAACGGCCGCGCACCTGGCGCCACCGGCGCGCAGAAGCAGCAGCACAGATCGCACCAACAGGACCAACAGGACCAAGCAATGA
- a CDS encoding rubredoxin — protein sequence MCLICGWIYDEEAGLPDEGIAPGTRWDDVPMNWTCPECGARKDDFEMVAI from the coding sequence ATGTGTCTTATTTGCGGCTGGATCTACGACGAAGAAGCAGGCTTGCCGGACGAGGGCATCGCGCCCGGCACGCGCTGGGACGACGTGCCGATGAACTGGACGTGTCCCGAGTGCGGCGCCCGCAAGGACGACTTCGAGATGGTGGCGATCTGA
- a CDS encoding response regulator transcription factor: MAKKILIVDDSPTERYYLTDILEKNGYEVATAESGEEALTRIRVEKPQLILMDVVMPGANGFQVTRSIARDPALQDVPVIICSSKNQETDKIWGLRQGAKDYLVKPVDAAELLAKIAALV, translated from the coding sequence ATGGCCAAGAAAATACTCATCGTCGACGATTCGCCCACCGAGCGCTATTACCTGACCGATATCCTGGAAAAGAACGGCTACGAGGTGGCGACGGCGGAAAGCGGCGAGGAAGCGCTGACGCGCATCCGTGTCGAGAAACCCCAGCTGATCCTGATGGATGTCGTAATGCCCGGCGCGAACGGCTTCCAGGTAACGCGCTCGATTGCGCGCGATCCGGCGCTGCAGGATGTCCCCGTCATCATCTGCTCCAGCAAGAACCAGGAAACCGACAAGATCTGGGGCCTGCGCCAGGGCGCCAAGGACTATCTCGTCAAGCCCGTGGACGCGGCCGAGCTGCTGGCCAAGATCGCGGCACTGGTCTAG